In Schistocerca serialis cubense isolate TAMUIC-IGC-003099 chromosome 8, iqSchSeri2.2, whole genome shotgun sequence, one genomic interval encodes:
- the LOC126416773 gene encoding alpha-ketoglutarate-dependent dioxygenase alkB homolog 6, giving the protein MDYQKYKIEKIPGTVYYIPQFITEEEERYIIEHVDSVPKPKWTQLSHRRLQNWGGVPHPKGMIAEKIPDWLKKYIDKIATLGIFETEKCPNHVLINEYLPGQGIMPHTDGPLFYPTVTTISCGSHTLLEFQPSKSEDCQGASVQDDASKGPTFSLLLEQRSLLILQDELYHNYLHSIAEVMDDHVTNNIANLHVCSGNYVLGEKLTRGRRVSLTIRHVPKTTKLKISVGK; this is encoded by the exons ATGGACTATCAGAAATACAAGATTGAGAAG ATTCCAGGCACAGTATACTACATTCCTCAGTTCataacagaggaggaggagaggtACATTATAGAACATGTTGATTCTGTACCAAAACCAAAGTGGACCCAGTTGTCACACCGTAGACTTCAGAACTGGGGTGGTGTTCCTCATCCGAAAGGAATGATTGCTGAGAAGATACCAGAT TGGTTAAAGAAATATATTGATAAGATAGCCACCCTGGGAATCTTTGAAACTGAGAAGTGTCCAAATCATGTCCTAATAAACGAGTATCTCCCTGGACAGGGGATAATG CCCCATACTGATGGTCCTCTGTTCTATCCAACGGTTACAACAATAAGCTGTGGCTCTCACACCCTTCTGGAATTTCAGCCTTCTAAGAGTGAAGACTGCCAGGGGGCATCTGTG CAGGATGATGCATCAAAGGGTCCAACATTCTCTCTTCTTTTGGAACAAAGGAGTTTACTCATCCTGCAGGATGAATTATATCACAATTACCTTCACTCAATAGCAGAAGTTATGGATGATCATGTGACAAACAATATTGCAAATCTCCATGTGTGTTCAGGAAATTATGTTTTGGGAGAGAAACTTACTAGGGGCCGAAGAGTTTCTCTGACTATTCGTCATGTTCCCAAGACAACGAAGTTAAAGATCTCAGTAGGCAAGTGA